A stretch of the Sulfurospirillum sp. UCH001 genome encodes the following:
- a CDS encoding nucleoside deaminase: MDKFLEAAIEEAQKGLAEGGIPIGSVLVIDGKIVGRGHNRRVQKGSAILHAEMDCLENAGRLSARDYRKATLYSTLSPCDMCSGAVLLYGIPKVVIGENQTFRGPEAYVRSRGVEVDVLNDSKCRELMEAFIQKNPELWNEDIGV, translated from the coding sequence ATGGATAAATTTTTAGAAGCGGCCATAGAAGAAGCCCAAAAAGGTTTGGCTGAGGGCGGTATACCCATAGGTTCGGTGCTGGTGATAGACGGTAAAATCGTAGGGCGTGGGCATAACCGTAGGGTTCAAAAAGGGAGTGCTATCTTACATGCGGAGATGGACTGTTTGGAAAATGCGGGGCGTTTGAGTGCGCGTGATTATCGTAAAGCTACTCTTTATTCGACGTTATCGCCGTGCGATATGTGCAGTGGTGCCGTTTTACTCTATGGCATTCCAAAAGTGGTGATTGGTGAGAACCAAACTTTTCGTGGACCAGAAGCGTATGTCAGGTCACGAGGGGTTGAGGTTGATGTCCTCAACGACTCAAAATGTCGTGAGCTGATGGAAGCTTTTATACAAAAAAATCCAGAACTGTGGAATGAAGATATTGGTGTATAG
- a CDS encoding response regulator transcription factor: MKILLLEDDILLNESIAKYLTTIGHVITSVRDGNVCLEILEKEKFDLLVFDINVPNIDGLSILEKLHAQKKIIPIIFISTLIDIEDISRAFELGCYDYLKKPFHLKELGIRIDRISKTAKKEMHHKVLSSAYSFDCETMTLYFNKEPQVLSKRQLQIIEFLTHNRGFVCSYDMFRESVWGDCDMFVDDATIRTEINRLKNHLKEDFIVNVRGIGYMVKTPCL; the protein is encoded by the coding sequence ATGAAAATACTTTTATTAGAAGACGACATACTTCTTAACGAATCTATCGCAAAGTACCTGACAACCATTGGTCATGTCATCACGTCTGTACGAGATGGCAACGTCTGTTTAGAAATCTTGGAAAAAGAGAAGTTTGACCTACTCGTTTTCGATATCAATGTTCCCAACATCGATGGACTCAGCATTTTAGAAAAATTACACGCACAAAAGAAAATCATACCTATTATTTTTATTTCAACGCTTATCGACATTGAAGACATCTCAAGAGCGTTTGAACTTGGGTGTTATGACTACTTGAAAAAACCGTTTCATCTCAAAGAGCTTGGTATCCGTATTGACCGCATTTCAAAAACTGCTAAAAAAGAGATGCACCACAAAGTCCTCTCTTCTGCATACAGCTTTGATTGTGAGACGATGACACTTTACTTTAACAAAGAACCTCAAGTACTCTCAAAACGACAACTTCAAATCATAGAGTTTTTAACACACAACCGAGGTTTTGTCTGTAGTTATGATATGTTTAGAGAAAGTGTTTGGGGAGATTGCGATATGTTCGTAGATGACGCTACCATACGAACAGAGATCAATCGTTTGAAAAATCATCTTAAAGAAGATTTCATCGTGAATGTGAGAGGCATTGGGTATATGGTAAAAACGCCTTGTCTTTAA
- a CDS encoding Sir2 family NAD-dependent protein deacetylase: MAKVVIFSGAGISAESGLSTFRDADGLWEKYRIEEICTAGCLNWNRENTLTFYDARREQLDSVMPNAAHYAIAKLQEKYSKDIAIITQNVDDLFERAGCKDILHLHGFLPRLRCEECGATHLIGYTKQERELSCQNCGGSFRPDIVFFGEAAPMYEHLYDAMQDCEFLAIIGSSGNVVAMDHFARHVKISILNNLEKSDAINERVYTKVLYKKATEAIDEIVVDVERFLKT, translated from the coding sequence ATGGCAAAAGTTGTTATTTTCTCAGGTGCAGGCATTAGTGCTGAGAGTGGGCTTTCCACATTTCGAGATGCTGATGGACTGTGGGAAAAGTACCGCATCGAAGAGATATGTACGGCAGGGTGTTTGAACTGGAATAGGGAAAACACCCTTACATTTTACGATGCTAGACGTGAACAATTAGACTCTGTAATGCCCAATGCTGCGCATTATGCTATCGCAAAACTTCAAGAAAAATACTCAAAAGATATCGCCATCATCACCCAAAATGTCGATGACTTGTTCGAACGAGCAGGTTGCAAAGACATTTTACACTTGCACGGCTTTTTACCAAGACTTCGCTGCGAAGAGTGCGGCGCAACCCATCTTATAGGCTATACCAAACAAGAAAGAGAGCTAAGTTGCCAAAACTGTGGTGGTTCCTTTCGCCCTGACATCGTCTTCTTTGGCGAAGCCGCTCCCATGTATGAACACCTTTATGACGCTATGCAAGACTGCGAGTTTCTAGCCATCATCGGCTCTAGCGGCAATGTTGTTGCTATGGATCATTTCGCCCGTCATGTTAAAATTTCCATCCTCAATAATTTAGAAAAAAGTGATGCCATTAATGAACGTGTCTATACTAAAGTACTTTATAAAAAAGCGACTGAGGCGATAGATGAGATCGTTGTGGATGTGGAGAGGTTTTTAAAAACTTGA
- the metH gene encoding methionine synthase, producing MGTQIQALSLTPEQWEGKEGCNELLNMTAREEISKIHRGYLLAGADIIKTNTFGALPWVLEDYGIGERTYELAKEGARIVKEACADFATEQKPRFCAAAFGPGTKLPSLGHIAYDEMYEGYKIAARGVVDGGCDLFLIETAQDPLQIKAALHAISDVQKELKVKLPIMVSVTIELSGTMLIGTDATTIAAILEPFDILSLGFNCGTGPEQVEKHVKTLSSVWSKPISVHANAGLPQNRGGYTFYPMGPREFAELQEKFTEIAGVSILGGCCGTTPQHILELSKRVEGKKPLAPKGEMPRSIASLFETRALKQDPAPFLIGERSNATGSKAFRELLLAEDYDGTLSVAQQQVRSGAHGIDVSVGFAGRDEHKDTKEVMSRYVQKIALPLMPDTTQVPALEVSLKLIGGKPIINSVNLEDGIEKFDKVCSLAKRFGAALVCLTIDEVGMAKSKEQKIAVAERIFQLATTKHGINAGDLVFDLLTFTVGSGDPEYHTAAIETIEAIREFHAMHPEVGFVLGISNISFGLAKHAREYLNSVFLHHCVEAGLSMAIVNVKNTLPMHKISDEDKKICENLLFNRREEGDPLFKFIDHFAGVVENKDESDAAYEAMSTKEKISTLLIDGDKERMLTLLPTAKDEIAAELIVNEILIDAMKVVGELFGSGKMQLPFVLQSAEVMKAAVDYLQPYLPKTEKSTTTTLIIGTVKGDVHDVGKNLVDIILSNNGFKVINIGIKAELEQFLEALKEHNADAIGMSGLLVKSTNVMKENLEAMQKMGIKIPVILGGAALTDSFVEDFCRPIYDGPIYYCKDAFEGLEAMGRIEAKNYDTSFNRKVVENSVSKANKEAKEIPPFDELKMPSRDIAIPAPPFWGRRVLKTDVKELAYSWINHKILFAQRWGYSGKGQSKEEKQKQLDEVLWPTFERVKADIERLGLFEPTIIYGYYPVRSHENHLYLFDESEGYFSDAQVNREGIETIKERAIKVFDFPRQNRAPYRSLSDFISPDRHDVLALTCVSAGEKFSAYERELYDAGNFTEYFFVHGLGVELAEALAEIVHKQIRLDLGIAEHEGHSLRDVQMKRYHGCRYSFGYPACPALEDTKVIFDLLKPEEFGIHLSETFQIHPEQSTTAIVMHHKEALYFNV from the coding sequence ATGGGCACGCAGATACAAGCACTAAGCCTTACGCCTGAACAATGGGAAGGTAAAGAAGGCTGTAATGAACTGCTCAATATGACCGCTCGTGAAGAAATTTCAAAAATTCATCGTGGCTACTTGCTTGCAGGAGCAGACATCATCAAAACCAATACCTTTGGCGCATTGCCATGGGTTTTGGAAGATTATGGCATAGGTGAACGTACTTATGAACTCGCCAAAGAAGGCGCGCGCATTGTTAAAGAAGCGTGTGCTGATTTTGCAACGGAACAAAAGCCACGTTTTTGTGCCGCTGCGTTTGGACCAGGAACAAAACTACCTTCTTTAGGGCATATAGCCTATGATGAGATGTATGAAGGGTATAAAATTGCTGCGCGAGGTGTTGTTGATGGTGGATGTGATCTTTTCTTGATTGAGACAGCGCAAGATCCACTTCAAATCAAAGCGGCACTACATGCTATTTCTGATGTTCAAAAAGAGCTAAAGGTCAAACTTCCTATTATGGTTTCAGTCACGATTGAGCTAAGTGGTACGATGCTCATTGGAACCGATGCTACGACTATTGCAGCGATTTTAGAGCCGTTTGATATCTTAAGTCTTGGTTTCAACTGTGGAACAGGACCAGAACAAGTTGAAAAGCATGTGAAGACGCTTAGTTCTGTTTGGAGTAAGCCTATCAGTGTCCATGCCAATGCAGGACTTCCTCAAAACCGTGGCGGTTACACCTTTTACCCAATGGGACCTCGTGAATTTGCGGAGCTTCAAGAGAAATTTACAGAAATTGCGGGAGTTTCCATACTCGGTGGCTGTTGTGGTACAACGCCTCAGCATATCTTAGAACTTTCCAAAAGAGTGGAGGGTAAAAAGCCTCTTGCGCCTAAGGGTGAGATGCCTCGTAGCATCGCCTCTTTATTTGAGACAAGAGCGTTAAAACAAGACCCAGCGCCGTTTCTCATCGGAGAGCGCAGTAACGCGACAGGCTCAAAAGCCTTTCGAGAACTACTTTTAGCAGAAGACTACGATGGTACGCTCAGTGTCGCACAACAACAAGTACGAAGCGGTGCGCATGGCATCGATGTGAGTGTGGGCTTTGCAGGGCGTGATGAGCATAAAGACACCAAAGAGGTCATGAGCCGTTATGTGCAAAAGATAGCATTGCCACTCATGCCAGATACCACGCAAGTACCAGCACTTGAAGTTTCGCTCAAGCTTATCGGCGGAAAGCCCATCATTAACTCAGTCAACCTTGAAGATGGCATCGAAAAGTTTGATAAAGTGTGCTCTTTAGCAAAGCGTTTTGGTGCGGCACTCGTTTGTTTAACGATCGATGAAGTGGGAATGGCAAAGAGTAAAGAGCAAAAAATAGCTGTGGCGGAGCGTATTTTCCAGCTTGCTACTACAAAGCATGGTATTAACGCGGGTGATTTGGTGTTTGATCTTCTTACATTTACCGTGGGAAGTGGTGATCCTGAGTACCACACAGCGGCAATTGAGACGATTGAGGCAATTCGTGAGTTTCATGCAATGCACCCAGAAGTAGGCTTTGTACTTGGTATTTCAAACATCTCCTTTGGTTTGGCAAAACACGCCCGTGAATACTTAAACTCTGTCTTTTTACACCATTGTGTTGAAGCAGGGCTTAGCATGGCAATCGTCAATGTTAAAAATACGCTTCCAATGCACAAAATCAGTGATGAAGATAAAAAAATCTGTGAAAACTTGTTGTTCAACAGACGAGAAGAGGGTGACCCGCTCTTTAAATTTATTGACCATTTTGCAGGCGTTGTTGAAAACAAAGATGAGAGCGATGCCGCGTATGAGGCAATGAGCACAAAAGAGAAAATTTCTACGCTTCTCATCGATGGTGACAAAGAACGAATGTTAACTCTTTTACCAACTGCAAAAGATGAGATAGCAGCGGAACTCATTGTTAATGAAATCTTGATAGATGCGATGAAAGTCGTGGGTGAGCTTTTTGGAAGTGGCAAGATGCAGTTGCCGTTCGTGCTTCAGTCGGCTGAGGTTATGAAAGCGGCAGTGGACTATTTGCAACCCTATCTTCCAAAAACAGAGAAGAGTACAACCACGACACTTATCATCGGAACGGTAAAGGGTGACGTGCATGATGTTGGTAAAAACCTTGTGGACATCATCTTAAGTAACAATGGTTTTAAGGTCATTAACATCGGTATTAAAGCAGAACTTGAACAGTTTTTAGAAGCACTGAAAGAGCACAATGCCGATGCTATCGGTATGAGTGGGCTTTTGGTGAAGTCAACGAATGTCATGAAAGAAAACCTTGAAGCGATGCAAAAGATGGGCATTAAAATCCCTGTCATTTTAGGCGGTGCTGCCCTTACCGACAGCTTTGTGGAGGACTTCTGCCGTCCGATTTACGATGGACCGATTTACTACTGTAAAGATGCCTTTGAGGGACTTGAGGCGATGGGGCGCATTGAGGCGAAGAATTACGACACCTCGTTTAACCGAAAAGTCGTTGAAAACAGTGTCTCTAAAGCCAATAAAGAAGCCAAAGAGATACCGCCATTTGATGAGCTTAAAATGCCTAGTCGTGACATTGCCATTCCGGCACCTCCATTTTGGGGCAGACGTGTGCTTAAAACGGACGTTAAAGAGTTGGCGTACTCATGGATCAACCACAAAATCCTCTTTGCTCAGCGTTGGGGGTACAGTGGAAAAGGGCAGAGCAAAGAAGAGAAGCAAAAACAGCTCGATGAGGTATTGTGGCCGACTTTTGAGCGCGTGAAAGCGGACATTGAGCGACTCGGGCTGTTTGAGCCGACTATCATTTATGGGTATTATCCTGTACGTTCTCATGAAAACCATCTTTATCTTTTTGATGAAAGTGAGGGGTACTTTAGTGACGCTCAGGTCAACCGTGAGGGCATTGAGACGATTAAAGAACGAGCCATCAAAGTGTTTGATTTTCCACGTCAAAACAGAGCTCCGTATCGTTCTCTGAGTGACTTTATAAGCCCTGATCGCCATGATGTTTTGGCTTTGACATGTGTCAGTGCGGGTGAAAAGTTTTCAGCGTATGAAAGAGAGTTGTACGATGCGGGCAACTTTACCGAGTACTTCTTTGTACATGGACTAGGTGTTGAGCTTGCAGAAGCGTTAGCAGAGATCGTGCATAAACAGATACGCCTAGACTTAGGTATAGCAGAGCATGAGGGACATAGTCTTCGTGATGTACAGATGAAGCGCTATCATGGGTGTCGCTACTCGTTTGGTTACCCAGCATGTCCTGCTTTGGAAGATACCAAAGTGATCTTTGATCTTCTTAAGCCTGAAGAATTTGGAATTCATTTGAGTGAGACGTTCCAAATCCACCCAGAGCAAAGTACAACGGCTATCGTGATGCATCATAAAGAAGCACTTTATTTTAATGTTTGA
- a CDS encoding ABC transporter substrate-binding protein — MRFSMTLLSLAAIMATSVLAKEVSVGVILPMSGALAGYGQVAYEGIELANTLQPKLKNGDTVKLVLVDTKGDKVESANATTRLITSDKVVGIVGEMISTNTAQIISIADKKQIPVIAPAATNDKLTENRAYANRVCFMDSFQGAVVANYASKDLGLKTAVVVTDQAQVYSLGLSKAFTQAFTQNGGKVLKEVRISSGDKDFKAVISQIKALNADFVFLPVYHTEASMIKRQAKQADFNKPFFSGDGVANQTFIDLGGDAVEGYMFTDAFDHSAPPTQKSKDFIAAYEKKTGKRELNSFTALGADAYNIMVDAMNRCANPEDSVCVNGEIRKTSKFEGVSGFISIDDKGNATRSAVIKEIKDGKAVYKSTVNP; from the coding sequence ATGCGTTTTTCTATGACATTGTTAAGTCTTGCAGCTATTATGGCAACAAGCGTCTTAGCAAAAGAGGTGAGTGTCGGTGTTATTTTACCGATGAGTGGTGCACTTGCGGGCTATGGTCAAGTGGCATACGAAGGAATTGAGCTTGCCAATACATTGCAGCCAAAACTTAAAAATGGTGACACTGTTAAGCTGGTTTTAGTCGATACAAAAGGTGATAAAGTAGAGTCTGCGAATGCTACAACGAGACTGATTACATCCGATAAAGTTGTTGGTATCGTAGGTGAAATGATTAGTACAAATACCGCTCAAATTATCTCTATCGCAGATAAAAAACAGATCCCTGTGATTGCGCCTGCTGCAACAAATGACAAACTCACTGAAAACAGAGCGTATGCAAATCGCGTTTGTTTCATGGACTCATTTCAAGGAGCTGTTGTTGCAAACTATGCTTCTAAAGATTTAGGGCTTAAAACCGCTGTGGTTGTGACTGACCAAGCACAAGTTTACTCTTTAGGACTTTCTAAAGCCTTTACACAAGCGTTTACTCAAAATGGTGGAAAAGTGCTTAAAGAAGTTCGTATCAGTTCTGGTGATAAAGATTTTAAAGCGGTCATTTCTCAAATAAAAGCGCTTAATGCTGATTTTGTGTTCTTACCAGTTTACCATACTGAAGCGTCTATGATTAAGCGTCAAGCGAAACAAGCAGATTTCAATAAACCGTTCTTTTCAGGCGATGGCGTCGCAAATCAAACGTTTATTGACTTAGGCGGGGACGCGGTTGAAGGATATATGTTTACTGATGCATTCGATCACAGCGCACCTCCAACACAAAAATCAAAAGATTTTATCGCTGCGTATGAGAAAAAAACAGGTAAAAGAGAGTTGAACTCATTTACAGCTTTAGGTGCAGATGCGTATAACATCATGGTTGATGCGATGAATCGTTGTGCAAACCCAGAAGATAGCGTTTGTGTTAATGGTGAAATCCGAAAAACATCAAAATTTGAAGGTGTTTCAGGCTTTATCAGCATCGATGATAAAGGAAATGCAACCCGTTCTGCTGTTATCAAAGAGATTAAAGATGGCAAAGCGGTGTACAAATCTACTGTTAACCCTTAA